In Arachis hypogaea cultivar Tifrunner chromosome 2, arahy.Tifrunner.gnm2.J5K5, whole genome shotgun sequence, a genomic segment contains:
- the LOC112729256 gene encoding uncharacterized protein, giving the protein MQYVCFKTLDKFYGIDVCNLLSPPKELEDQAVLTWDSLPPIPAAFKADLPPFCVQLVEFDSNFYLVGGLQNRPTGDARIGPPSVKTFELRLDEDNEKQKQKQLTFKEVDLIHEPPICYAKRVFDYEKIKGDYYFIQFDPMMPKISKDSFWVLRSQTHDWQSLPSPPDLGLDVYDVFETNHFVYGERIYFQTIYMTDDAFMEFMELKSKTPSPNVRDFESVLFYSFDPSLGGGTWTIQGGADAFIESFRFTVQGRQRFHRPITLPLPVRGDYSLHLSTSHIERSDHFGEWENGYKAILHALFVNERGVRFVQPIEGCFEGIQPAFYAACPALVYLGNNMVCAMLIGFLDEHHRRRCPLICVSIFYLSIMEDAIDMDYINSSASQKVHNFLTVNVMRRNVYSMVDYLETHLILRDVYPFIDEIKEFLWKESKDPLSPVSKKPKLI; this is encoded by the exons ATGCAATACGTGTGTTTCAAGACGCTAGACAAGTTTTATGGAATCGACGTCTGCAATTTGCTTTCTCCGCCGAAGGAGTTGGAGGACCAGGCGGTGCTGACTTGGGATTCTCTTCCTCCGATTCCAGCTGCTTTCAAGGCTGATCTTCCGCCTTTCTGCGTGCAGCTTGTGGAGTTCGACTCCAACTTCTATCTCGTCGGAGGTCTTCAAAATCGTCCTACCGGCGATGCTCGTATCGGTCCTCCTTCGGTCAAAACATTCGAACTTCGTCTGGACGAAGATAATGagaaacagaagcagaagcagtTAACGTTCAAGGAGGTGGACTTAATCCATGAACCACCAATTTGCTACGCCAAGAGGGTGTTCGACTACGAAAAAATTAAGGGGGATTATTATTTCATCCAGTTCGATCCCATGATGCCTAAAATATCAAAGGATTCCTTCTGGGTTCTGCGCTCACAAACACATGACTGGCAATCTCTACCGTCTCCTCCCGACTTGGGCCTCGATGTTTATGATGTATTTGAAACAAATCATTTTGTGTATGGTGAAAGAATATATTTTCAAACCATTTATATGACAGATGATGCATTTATGGAATTTATGGAATTAAAGAGCAAAACTCCTTCACCCAATGTTAGAGACTTTGAAAGCGTGCTCTTCTATTCCTTTGATCCATCCTTGGGAGGTGGGACATGGACTATACAGGGGGGAGCTGATGCATTCATAGAATCTTTCAGATTTACTGTTCAGGGCAGACAGCGCTTCCACCGTCCCATTACACTGCCTCTTCCAG TCCGCGGGGATTATAGTCTTCATCTCTCTACTTCTCACATTGAAAGATCCGATCATTTTGGTGAATGGGAAAATGGGTATAAAGCAATCTTACATGCCTTGTTTGTGAACGAAAGAGGTGTTCGATTTGTTCAGCCAATCGAGGGTTGTTTTGAGGGCATCCAACCTGCATTTTATGCTGCATGTCCGGCTCTCGTCTACCTTGGTAACAATATGGTTTGTGCCATGTTAATTGGCTTTCTAGATGAGCATCATAGACGTAGATGTCCATTAATTTgtgtttctatattttatttatctatcatggaggatgctattgatatggattACATTAACAGTTCTGCTTCTCAAAAGGTTCATAATTTTTTAACTGTTAATGTAATGAGGAGAAATGTCTATTCCATGGTAGATTATTTGGAAACACATTTAATACTGAGAGACGTGTACCCATTTATAGATGAAATTAAGGAATTTCTTTGGAAAGAGTCAAAGGATCCTCTCTCTCCTGTGTCAAAGAAGCCAAAGCTCATCTAG